The Micromonospora krabiensis genome window below encodes:
- a CDS encoding epoxide hydrolase family protein, with amino-acid sequence MSNGKEIRPFRLDTPEEAIADTRRRIAATRWPSRELVTDRSQGVQLATVQELARYWTTDYDWRAFEATMNALPQYTTHIDGVGIHFIHVRSPHENALPLIMTHGWPGSVAELLGVIGPLTDPTAHGGRAEDAFHLVLPSLPGYGFSSEPAELGWESGRIARAWAQLMDRLGYQRYVAQGGDVGANVTDAMGRQGPQGLLGIHLNLLSGAIAFKDQLPAESAQERAALDALNTFTTDGFGYFLEQSTRPQTIGYSLLDSPVGLAAWMLDHDTDSYYKISRAFVDGEPVGGLTRDSILDNIMLYWLTGTGASAARWYWEFQRFRAAAAASGQMPPPVSVPVGFTTFPGELWAAPRSWVELVYPDLAYFNEVDRGGHFAAWEEPDLFATEMRAAFRPLRSS; translated from the coding sequence ATGTCCAACGGCAAGGAGATCCGACCCTTCCGGCTCGACACGCCGGAGGAAGCGATCGCCGACACGCGTCGTCGGATCGCGGCCACGCGCTGGCCCAGCCGAGAGCTGGTCACCGACCGCTCGCAGGGCGTGCAGTTGGCGACGGTCCAGGAACTGGCCCGCTACTGGACGACTGACTACGACTGGCGCGCGTTCGAGGCGACGATGAACGCCCTGCCGCAGTACACGACCCACATCGACGGCGTCGGGATCCACTTCATCCACGTGCGGTCGCCGCACGAGAACGCCCTGCCGCTGATCATGACGCATGGGTGGCCAGGCTCGGTCGCCGAGTTGCTCGGGGTCATCGGCCCGCTCACCGACCCTACGGCGCACGGCGGACGGGCCGAGGACGCCTTCCACCTCGTCCTGCCGTCGCTGCCCGGCTACGGCTTCTCCAGTGAGCCGGCCGAGCTCGGTTGGGAGTCCGGACGCATCGCACGGGCGTGGGCGCAACTGATGGACCGCCTCGGCTACCAGCGCTACGTCGCCCAGGGCGGCGACGTGGGAGCCAACGTCACGGATGCGATGGGCCGCCAAGGACCGCAGGGGCTGCTCGGCATCCACCTCAACCTGCTGTCCGGGGCGATCGCCTTCAAGGACCAACTGCCGGCGGAGTCCGCGCAGGAACGCGCGGCGCTGGATGCGCTCAACACGTTCACCACGGACGGCTTCGGCTACTTCCTGGAGCAGTCCACCCGGCCGCAGACGATCGGCTACTCCCTGCTGGATTCACCCGTCGGGCTGGCGGCCTGGATGCTCGACCACGACACGGACAGCTACTACAAGATCTCCCGCGCGTTCGTCGACGGCGAGCCCGTCGGCGGCCTCACCCGCGACAGCATCCTCGACAACATCATGCTGTACTGGCTGACGGGCACCGGCGCCTCGGCCGCCCGGTGGTACTGGGAGTTTCAACGGTTCCGGGCAGCTGCCGCCGCGTCCGGCCAGATGCCTCCGCCGGTGTCGGTGCCGGTCGGCTTCACGACGTTCCCCGGCGAGCTCTGGGCTGCCCCGCGCAGCTGGGTCGAGCTGGTCTACCCCGACCTCGCGTACTTCAACGAGGTCGACAGGGGTGGCCACTTCGCCGCGTGGGAGGAGCCCGACCTGTTCGCGACCGAGATGCGGGCCGCGTTCCGGCCGCTGCGGAGCTCCTGA
- a CDS encoding helix-turn-helix domain-containing protein, producing the protein MADGGDWSLVGEQVRQARLSLGISQQDLAAMVGLDRTMLAKVEAGSRRLDGLELARLSRALKVSMEYLIEPPPAVLSRRAAPLTEQTDTEAARSSERLEIAMVEWLRNVQQLLELGVLRARPLLRYPYPVASEDDARQAARWLRQRFGLGDEPIGSIMDVCERAGQWVLVTDLPGDGASLIEGDIAVAVVSTTGDPGRRRATAAHELGHLIIGDEYSADLGVSASRAEREAVIDAFAAELLLPVQAVAGAGAGGTVSRDQIVSFAARYRTSWLLALRQAEQAGTIDSETRRAWSQVRPTHVEFMEALGWAPQPDLASVRVSPAYATAVMEALRNRRITRARALELMHGHIAEADLSQDDDVEIAP; encoded by the coding sequence ATGGCTGATGGCGGGGACTGGTCCCTCGTCGGTGAGCAGGTACGACAAGCCCGCCTGTCGTTGGGGATCTCGCAGCAGGATCTCGCGGCGATGGTGGGGCTGGACCGCACCATGCTGGCCAAGGTTGAGGCTGGCAGTCGCCGGTTGGATGGGTTGGAGCTGGCTCGGCTTTCCAGGGCACTGAAGGTGTCGATGGAGTACCTGATTGAGCCGCCGCCAGCAGTGTTGTCTCGGCGGGCGGCGCCGCTGACCGAGCAAACCGACACTGAGGCAGCCCGGTCATCGGAGCGCCTCGAAATCGCCATGGTTGAGTGGTTGCGCAACGTCCAGCAGTTGCTGGAGCTTGGCGTATTGCGTGCCCGTCCGCTGCTTCGCTACCCGTACCCGGTGGCATCCGAAGATGATGCGCGTCAGGCAGCCCGGTGGTTGCGGCAGCGGTTCGGGCTTGGTGATGAGCCGATCGGCAGCATCATGGACGTCTGTGAGCGCGCAGGTCAGTGGGTTCTGGTCACCGACCTGCCAGGCGACGGCGCATCGCTCATCGAGGGGGACATCGCCGTTGCTGTCGTGAGCACTACTGGCGATCCTGGCCGCCGTCGGGCTACCGCTGCACATGAGTTGGGACATCTCATCATTGGTGATGAGTATTCCGCCGACCTCGGCGTAAGTGCTTCCCGTGCAGAACGGGAGGCGGTGATTGATGCCTTCGCCGCGGAACTGCTGCTGCCCGTGCAAGCGGTTGCTGGAGCCGGAGCCGGCGGGACGGTGAGCCGAGACCAGATCGTGAGCTTCGCGGCTCGATACCGTACCTCTTGGTTGCTGGCGTTGCGGCAGGCTGAGCAGGCAGGGACCATCGATTCGGAGACGCGTAGGGCCTGGAGCCAGGTTCGGCCGACCCATGTGGAGTTTATGGAGGCGTTGGGTTGGGCACCGCAGCCCGACCTTGCGTCGGTACGGGTATCGCCCGCCTACGCAACGGCCGTGATGGAAGCGTTGCGGAACAGGCGAATCACCCGTGCCAGGGCGCTGGAGTTGATGCATGGCCACATCGCCGAGGCGGATCTATCGCAGGACGACGACGTGGAGATCGCGCCGTGA